From the Flavobacterium galactosidilyticum genome, one window contains:
- a CDS encoding DMT family transporter: MTKNNVLKGVFLVALGATSYGMLATFVKIAYGDGYTTAEVTTSQFIYGIIGILILNLIQKVKNKNKTPKASKKNIFQLMLAGTSLGMTSIFYYLAVKYIPVSIGIVLLMQTVWIGVLLEWFLDKKAPSFQKIISVLIVLIGTALAINIFKIDFNDSNNNWPLGILFGLLAAASFTTTMFTANRVATAISPTQRSLYMILGGAVIVFTFAIFTQVTPFNFEIFAKWGIIMALFGTIIPPMLLNAGFPLTGIGLGSIVSALELPVSVMMAYTLLNEKVDPLQWFGIALIILAIIIMNVNLKKKAETPGH, from the coding sequence CTACGGAATGTTGGCCACTTTTGTGAAAATAGCATACGGCGATGGTTATACTACTGCAGAGGTTACGACTTCTCAATTTATATATGGAATTATAGGAATTCTAATTTTGAATTTAATTCAGAAGGTTAAAAACAAAAACAAAACTCCAAAAGCATCAAAAAAAAATATTTTTCAGTTGATGCTAGCTGGAACTTCATTAGGAATGACAAGTATTTTCTACTATCTAGCCGTGAAATACATTCCTGTTTCTATAGGAATTGTATTGTTGATGCAAACCGTATGGATAGGTGTTTTACTAGAGTGGTTTTTAGATAAGAAAGCACCTTCATTTCAAAAAATAATTTCGGTATTAATTGTTTTAATTGGTACAGCATTAGCAATAAACATCTTCAAAATCGACTTTAATGATTCCAATAATAATTGGCCGTTAGGGATTTTGTTTGGCTTACTAGCTGCTGCTTCCTTTACAACAACTATGTTTACTGCAAATCGTGTTGCAACTGCTATTTCGCCTACACAACGAAGCTTGTATATGATTCTTGGAGGTGCTGTGATTGTATTTACATTTGCTATATTCACACAAGTTACTCCATTCAACTTTGAAATCTTCGCAAAATGGGGAATTATCATGGCACTTTTTGGAACCATAATTCCACCAATGTTATTGAATGCTGGTTTTCCACTTACAGGAATTGGATTAGGAAGTATAGTTTCTGCACTGGAACTTCCTGTTTCGGTTATGATGGCTTATACATTGCTAAATGAAAAAGTAGATCCATTACAGTGGTTTGGTATCGCTTTAATCATTCTGGCCATTATCATTATGAATGTTAATTTAAAAAAAAAGGCTGAAACACCTGGCCATTAA
- a CDS encoding DoxX family protein, translating into MNLPWHLYVMAFIYFVAGINHFRNPRLYIKIIPPSFPNPKLLNIISGLAEILLGIGLCIPIISNYAAWGVIALLIAVFPANIYMFTNQKASMGLPKWVLLLRIPLQLLLIFWAYQYT; encoded by the coding sequence ATGAATTTACCTTGGCATTTATATGTAATGGCTTTTATTTATTTCGTTGCAGGAATAAACCATTTTAGGAATCCACGACTTTACATAAAAATCATTCCACCTTCTTTTCCAAATCCAAAATTACTGAATATAATAAGCGGTTTGGCAGAAATACTTTTGGGAATTGGATTATGTATTCCAATTATTTCGAATTATGCTGCCTGGGGAGTAATCGCTTTATTGATAGCTGTTTTTCCTGCAAATATTTATATGTTTACCAATCAAAAAGCGAGTATGGGTCTACCCAAATGGGTTTTACTTTTGCGAATACCTTTGCAATTACTTTTAATTTTTTGGGCTTACCAATATACTTAA
- a CDS encoding DUF2805 domain-containing protein: protein MKKSNRKELNWEQTEKLVTMALEEKNPFEIIKKEFGLAEKEILEIMKKKMPAEKFEMWKKKAVANKPKPKPVKIDDFDEDLDGKYYIKNKLD from the coding sequence ATGAAAAAGAGTAACCGAAAAGAATTAAACTGGGAGCAAACAGAAAAACTTGTTACAATGGCTTTAGAAGAAAAAAATCCTTTTGAAATAATTAAAAAGGAATTTGGTCTGGCCGAAAAAGAGATTCTGGAAATCATGAAAAAGAAGATGCCAGCAGAAAAATTTGAAATGTGGAAAAAGAAAGCCGTAGCAAATAAACCAAAACCGAAACCAGTTAAAATTGATGATTTTGACGAAGATTTGGATGGTAAATACTATATAAAAAATAAACTTGATTAG
- a CDS encoding alpha-ketoglutarate-dependent dioxygenase AlkB family protein, with product MNSLFDFASEPLFLGLPDAEIIYYPEFYDKPAADLMYTELVKDILWQQDEIRVFGKIHPQPRLTALYGNEGKSYSYSNIKMQPHPWNLLLQKIKSEVEKVAETHFSTVLLNYYRDGKDSNGWHADNEKELGLNPIIASVSFGAERVFQLKHNSDIGQKQNIVLQHGSLLLMKGTTQHFWKHQIPKTAKPIGSRINLTFRLIK from the coding sequence ATGAATTCCTTATTTGACTTTGCATCCGAACCACTATTTCTAGGGTTGCCAGATGCTGAAATTATTTATTATCCTGAATTTTATGATAAGCCAGCAGCTGATTTAATGTATACTGAATTAGTGAAAGACATACTGTGGCAACAAGATGAGATTAGAGTATTTGGAAAAATTCACCCGCAACCTAGATTGACTGCTTTGTATGGAAATGAAGGAAAATCCTATTCCTATTCCAATATAAAAATGCAACCCCATCCTTGGAATTTGCTTTTGCAAAAGATAAAATCAGAAGTTGAGAAGGTCGCCGAAACACATTTCAGCACTGTTCTACTGAATTACTATCGAGATGGAAAAGACAGTAACGGTTGGCATGCTGATAACGAAAAAGAATTAGGATTGAATCCGATAATAGCTTCAGTAAGTTTTGGTGCTGAACGAGTTTTTCAGCTAAAACATAATTCTGATATAGGACAGAAACAAAATATCGTTTTACAACATGGAAGTTTATTATTGATGAAAGGAACAACTCAACATTTCTGGAAACATCAAATTCCAAAAACTGCCAAACCTATTGGCTCCCGAATAAACCTCACATTCCGATTGATAAAGTAA
- a CDS encoding sterol desaturase family protein, which yields MNEIISYFSTIPSSHRSLILVGGITLFWLIENAFPLFNFSYKKWRHASINIFLTATTIVVNFFLAFILLKTANWTIANDFGVLQWLPEMSIWLYALIGLLLLDLIGAYLVHLVEHKVKILWRFHIIHHTDTWVDTTSANRHHPGESVIRFAFTTLGVLVVGSPMWMVFLYQTLSVIATQFNHANISLPKKLDTVLSYFIVSPDMHKVHHHHVLPYTDSNYGNIFSVWDRLFRTYKTLPRAEIKYGIDTYPDPKEHNNLKILLKIPFQKPPIK from the coding sequence ATGAACGAAATCATTTCCTATTTTTCTACCATTCCATCTTCACACAGAAGTTTAATCCTTGTGGGCGGAATTACATTATTTTGGTTGATTGAAAATGCATTTCCGCTTTTTAACTTCAGTTATAAAAAATGGCGTCACGCCAGCATCAATATTTTCTTGACTGCTACTACTATTGTAGTTAATTTTTTCTTGGCTTTCATTTTATTAAAAACTGCCAATTGGACCATTGCTAACGATTTTGGCGTTTTACAATGGCTACCCGAAATGTCTATTTGGCTTTATGCACTTATTGGATTGCTATTGTTGGATTTAATTGGCGCTTATTTAGTTCATTTAGTAGAGCATAAAGTAAAAATATTATGGCGTTTTCATATCATTCATCATACGGATACTTGGGTAGATACTACTTCTGCAAATAGACATCATCCGGGTGAAAGTGTTATTCGGTTTGCTTTTACAACTCTAGGAGTCTTAGTAGTGGGAAGTCCCATGTGGATGGTATTCTTGTATCAAACACTATCCGTCATTGCTACACAATTCAATCACGCTAACATTTCATTGCCTAAAAAATTAGATACTGTTTTGAGTTATTTTATCGTATCACCAGACATGCATAAAGTACATCATCATCACGTTCTTCCATACACGGACAGTAATTACGGAAATATATTTTCAGTTTGGGATCGTTTATTTAGAACATATAAGACACTTCCAAGGGCGGAAATCAAGTACGGAATTGATACTTATCCCGATCCAAAAGAACACAACAACTTAAAAATTTTATTAAAAATACCCTTTCAAAAACCACCAATAAAATAA